The DNA region TGTAGAATGACATTCTACAAAGAGATCATCTAGCGATACAGAAGTACACACATACTATATATACATCGGCATGTTGGCTGAAGGCCATTGATTGTAAGCGATGGATGATTCTCGATGCTCAGAAAAGCGGACCGGAAGCGGTGCAGTAAGCTTGTTCCTTCCATCTCTGACAGCAACTGAGTGTCAATTGCAGCGTTGTCCTTGATGCACTCGCGTCCGATGGCACAGGTGATCTTGAACGCACGACAGTCTCATTCATACATCTGAGAGAAGGTTAGTGCTTCCTGGCCGAGCAGAACGGGCCCCTTTTGTCTCTTGCGTGGACGGTAAAACAATCACGATGGTCTGGAGACGGGAGACCACGGCCGTTTCTTCGCTGAAGAAGGCAATGTCTTGTATACCTGTGTGCTCAAAGGGATCGTCTCTGCGAATTGCGCCTGAAAGAGCTCAAGCGAGCCATGTCATTGTGGTCTCATCCATGTCTGAAGCCTACGGAGTACCAAGGATTCGAGTCGGACGGCGAACAACGACCGACCCATCGCTACAAGAGACCTTCATCGCTGCCAAGGGGCAAATCAGCACCAGCGGCAGTATACTCGGTGAGCTAGTGGCCGAGCAGATCCTCGTGCGGCGGGACGAGGTCCTCCCCAAGACAGAAGCCGGGATGCGCCACCGTCGGGATTCCATTGATGCTTAGGTGGCAGGGGAGGAAACGGTTGAGTGGGTTCGTCCGAGTGCCGGAGTAGTATGCTTTATTGCACATGACCCGGGGACGATGGGTAGCATTGATGCGTTCTAGAGCGATTGTTGAAGGATTATAGAACTTATTTATATTGGGCCTGGACGGTGAGCGTCCAGATAGTTTCTTTCTGCTGGGATATGGATGGCCGACAAgggaggaattgaagaagGAACTGTAGGGGGCTCGAAGGCATTGAGAGGGTCTTGATAACTCAAGGATTACTATATTTACAGTAATACTACTGTAGGAGAATATAAAGAGCCGCTTTGTCCTAGTCCCCGCACAAGCCTCAGGCATTCAAAGCTCGTTTATGCCTTAGTGCCTTATCACCACCTCTCTTccgtctttctctttctctcttgctcttcttctgccCTCCCAACTTGCACTTCctcctctctttttctctaaTACCTTTCATTTCTATTCAAATAAAGCTACTATCTTGATTCTACGTCTGCGTAGCTATCGCGCATGCTACCGATCCTTCTGTTAACCACTTCGCGTCATCTCGTGGCGATTGCTTGCAGCGACAACACCGCCGTCATCACCTCCGCAAAAACAAACTAGTTACCTTGATTACTCGTTATCGCGTCGCCTACTTCTACGCTTTCACTCGAGTTCGATTTCGCTGTCCCGCCAAGTTTTATAGCCGCCTTGCAGACCCTTCCCCCCCAAAGTCCGCCTCGGCCGTTGTCGTGTGCCGCCGGTTGTTTTCATTCGATTCGGGCGCATTGTCTGGTCTGATATGGCTCCATAGCCCTTACAGCTCCGAGTTTCTTTGTCAATATCGTAATCGCTTTCTCCTGACGGGTCTCTGAATGTACGGTTCTAGTCAGAGGTCGGGGTCTTAGGAGACGGGATTGATAACAAAGAGAGAAGACtaaggaaagagaaggaccAATTGGAATCGAGAACAATGCTTCTCCGTCTACCGTACGGCCTCCATTACCCGATCACCGTGACGTCGCTGCTGAAGCAGCCGGGGGATGCGGTTGAGCGGGATGAGGCACTGCTCTGGTATGTCTACCAAACGACTGTCACCGAGGGTGACGGGTTGGGCAACAAGATTGAAGTACAGCGCAAGTTTCCGACCAAGTTTGAGTCGACGGTTGATGGAGAGCTTGTGCAGTGGAAGATTAAGAAGGGTGATGTGATTGAGTTTCCGTGAGCAGTTTCCCTTATGCCGTGCCTGTATGGAATGGTGGGAACTAACGTATCGGTACAGGATTAATGTTGTTGAGATCGATGAACCATGTGCTCACGAGGTTCAGTTTGGAGGACTTTGCGCGGAGTGTGGGAAGGATATGACTGAGTGAGTTCTGGTATTTGCTACAGTTTTGGATGGAACTGACTTCCCTTCCTTTATACAGGGCCACCTATAACACCGAAACGATGGACTCGATGCGCGCCCCCATTCAGATGGTACACGACAACACTGCCCTTACCGTGAGTGCGAAAGAGGCTACA from Aspergillus chevalieri M1 DNA, chromosome 2, nearly complete sequence includes:
- a CDS encoding uncharacterized protein (COG:E;~EggNog:ENOG410PV8Q;~InterPro:IPR015424,IPR015421,IPR015422;~go_function: GO:0003824 - catalytic activity [Evidence IEA]) yields the protein MVWRRETTAVSSLKKAMSCIPVCSKGSSLRIAPERAQASHVIVVSSMSEAYGVPRIRVGRRTTTDPSLQETFIAAKGQISTSGSILGELVAEQILVRRDEVLPKTEAGMRHRRDSIDA